CCTTATCTCAGCATGTATTGAGAAGAGATATTAACGTACTGATATTAAAGAAATAAAAAGAATAGATCCGTTAAAGATTTATATAACACTCAAACACTTTAATAGGAATAATCACAAATAAAGTTTTTTGTGAAGGAAAACTGCTGATGATGCGTAGATACCATTTTGTTTTATTACCCCTTATTCCCTTTTTTTCCACAGCGACGTATGCCGAGACGCTCCAAGAAGCAATAAAAAGCACGCTCTACACACACCCCGAAGTGAGCGCATCCATTAATAGCCGCTTTTCTGCCGAACACGACTTACGTGCGGCAAAAGGCGGATACCTTCCCTCCATTACACTGAATGCTGGCGTTGGCCGTGAGGAAACCGATAGCCCCTCAACACGCGCCAGCGCGAATAAACGCACTGAGCTCAGTCGCCAGGAGTCAAGTATCGCTCTGAATCAGACGGTATTTGATGGCTTTGCCACCTCAAGTGAAGTTGGCAGACAGCGTGCCACCGTCAATTCACGTGCCTATAAAGTGTTGAATACCAGTGAAGCGACAGCATTAGATGCCGTTCAGGTGTACCTCAGTGTACTGCAACGCCAAGAATTTGTGCGCCTGGCAGAAGCCAACCTTGCAAGCCATGAGCGCATTTACGATCAAATCAGGCTGCGCAGTGAGCAAGGCGTTGGGCGATTGGCCGACTTGGATCAGGCTGAAGCGCGTTTAGCACAAGCACGCAATAACTCGCTGACAGAAAAAACCAATCTGGATGATGCCAAAATCAACTACATGAGTATTGTGGGGAAAGTACCTGAAAATTTGGTCATGCCCGATGCGTCCGCGATAAAACTCCCCTCCTCGTTGGAGGAAGCCCAACGCCTCATGCTGGAAAATAGCCCGGCACTAAAATCCGCAGAATCGGATATTGAAGCCACTCAGCAGCAATATGAAACATCAAAATCAACCTTTTATCCGCGTCTCAACGTTGAACTCTCTCGCACAATGAATAATAACGTTGATGGGACTCGCGGCCAAAATAATGAGTGGCAAGCGATGCTGCGGATGCGCTACAACCTGTATGAGGGCGGAAGTACCAAGGCCAGCATGGAATCTAAAGCCTATCAGGTAAAGGAAGCACAGGATGTTCGAAATAATGCCCTACGTTTGTTGAATGAAGAGCTTAAGCTAGCCTGGTCAGCGCTAAACAACTCACGTCAACAGGTTCCGATTGCCGCCGAATACGCCGACCGCAGTATGAAAGTACGCACCGCCTATCAGAAGCAATTTGGTCTGGGAGAAAGGACGTTATTGGATTTGCTAGATAGTGAAAACGAGTTGTTCACCGCACAGAGACGACTGGTCGAAGTTCGCTTCATCGCCCTCTATACCGAATATCGGATCACATCGCGTATGGGAGAGTTATTGGATCGTTTAGCGATCCCTACGCCTGATGCAGGTATCAGTTTGACAAACGTGACAACCCAAGCAGAGTTGCCGAGCCTTAATTAATATATTTCATTAGTCAGCCAGCAATAAATTATGGTTTATATGCGAGGGAATTACGTTGTGTAAGGGAACGTTCAGTTAAATGAAGTTGCATTCAGTACAAGAGACGAAGGGTTCTGATGAATCGGTCGTTCATGAACCCATCGTCCATGAAAATAGTGACCCTCGCAGCCGTCATGACGACCCATTATTGGATAGTTTGCTGACCCTCTGTGCCTTACAGGGGAAATCCGTCAGCCGAACCACACTCACCGCTGGCTTGCCTTTAGCTAACCAGCGATTATCCGTAAAATTGCTCCCAAGAGCCGCAGCACGAGCAGGATTGCAAGGGCGCGTTCTCAAACGCTCCCTGAATAAGATTTCTGAGATGTCGCTTCCTGCGATGTTGCTGTTACGGGAAGGTGGAGCAGCCATTCTGTTAGGCTGGAACGCCGACGGCAGCGCACGTCTGATGCCAAGTGAAACAGAAGGCGGGGAAATTTCCGTTGAGCATAATATGCTACAACAGAATTACCTTGGCTTAGTGATGTTTGCCCAGCCCCGCCATCAGTTCGATCTGCAAAACCAATCACTCATCCCCCATACCAAATCCTGGTTTAGGGATACTCTCAAGCTTTCACGTTCGCTCTATCTCGATGCCATTCTTGCCAGTTTACTCGTAAACATTATCGCACTTGCCACACCGCTATTCGTGATGAATGTCTATGACAGGGTTGTGCCTAATCAGGCGACAGCGACATTGTGGGTGCTGGCAGTCGGTGTTACTGGTGCTTTTGTTTTCGATTTGGTACTCAAAACGCTACGCGGCATTTGCCTCGATATAGCGGGCAAAAAAACCGATCTGATTATTTCAGCCACGTTATTTGAGCGTATTACTGGAATGTCAATGAAGGCTCGGCCACCACGAGTCGGTAGCTTTGCACAAAATATTCATGAATTTCAGTCGCTCAGAGATTTCTTGTCCTCATTGACGCTGACGACGCTGATCGATTTTCCCTTTACGCTGCTTCTGCTGTTGGTTATCGGCATCATCGGCGGCCCGCTGGTCTGGGTGTCCATGCTAGCCTACCCTATCGCCCTGCTAGCGAGCTGGGCGATGCAAAAACCGCTGTCTGCCACGATTGAAAAAACGATGTATCTTGCCAGTGAACGGCAGGCAACACTGATCGAAACGCTGAGCTGCCTGGATGCGATCAAGGTCAACAATGCAGAAAGCGAACGGCAGCACCAATGGGAACAGACGATTGGCAGTCTGAGCAAGCTGGAAATGCGAGCAAAAGCGTTGTCTTCACTGGCGGTGAACCTGACGCAGTGGTTCCAGCAATTTGCTGGCGTGGCCATGATTGTGGTCGGCGTCTATATGATAATTAACGGTAAACTCAGCATGGGTGGGCTGATTGCCTGTTATATGCTGAACGGCAGAGCACTTATGCCGTTGGGCCAACTGTCTGGGCTGGTCAGCCGTTATCAGCAGGCGCGTTTGACGATGCAAACCACCGAACAGATGATGCAACTACCGCAAGAACGTAGCGATAACGAACATCCTCTGAAGCGCGAGAGTATTCGAGGTGGGATCGAATTTCGCGATGTGACGTTCAACTATCCAGAACAAAAAACCAGTTCATTGCAAAGCATCAGTCTGACCATCGCTCCCGGTGAGAAAGTGGGGGTAATTGGCCGCAGCGGCTCAGGCAAAAGCTCATTGCAAAAGCTGATCGTTAACCTCTACCAGCCCAACACGGGTAATATTCTGATCGACGGTGTTGATGCCCGTCAGTTGGACGTCAGCGATTTACGCCACAATATCGGCTATGTCCCGCAGGATATTCAATTGTTCAGTGGATCGCTGCGTAATAACCTCATTAGCGGTGCGCGTTATGTCGAAGATGAAGCCATGCTAAGAGCCGCTGAAATTTCAGGGGTAAACGAGTTTGCACGCCTGCACCCCGATGGTTACAACCTTCAGGTTGGAGAACGAGGTCAACAACTTTCCGGCGGGCAGCGTCAGGCTGTTGCGATAGCCAGAGCGCTATTGCTTGACCCTCCGATTCTGGTACTTGATGAGCCCACCAGTTCGATGGATAACACCAGCGAAGATAGGTTAAAGCAAGCTCTCGCTCCCGTCATCGCGGAAAAAACGCTGTTGCTGGTTACTCATCGCGTTTCCATGCTGGCGCTGGTCGATCG
The window above is part of the Pectobacterium araliae genome. Proteins encoded here:
- a CDS encoding type I secretion system permease/ATPase, yielding MKLHSVQETKGSDESVVHEPIVHENSDPRSRHDDPLLDSLLTLCALQGKSVSRTTLTAGLPLANQRLSVKLLPRAAARAGLQGRVLKRSLNKISEMSLPAMLLLREGGAAILLGWNADGSARLMPSETEGGEISVEHNMLQQNYLGLVMFAQPRHQFDLQNQSLIPHTKSWFRDTLKLSRSLYLDAILASLLVNIIALATPLFVMNVYDRVVPNQATATLWVLAVGVTGAFVFDLVLKTLRGICLDIAGKKTDLIISATLFERITGMSMKARPPRVGSFAQNIHEFQSLRDFLSSLTLTTLIDFPFTLLLLLVIGIIGGPLVWVSMLAYPIALLASWAMQKPLSATIEKTMYLASERQATLIETLSCLDAIKVNNAESERQHQWEQTIGSLSKLEMRAKALSSLAVNLTQWFQQFAGVAMIVVGVYMIINGKLSMGGLIACYMLNGRALMPLGQLSGLVSRYQQARLTMQTTEQMMQLPQERSDNEHPLKRESIRGGIEFRDVTFNYPEQKTSSLQSISLTIAPGEKVGVIGRSGSGKSSLQKLIVNLYQPNTGNILIDGVDARQLDVSDLRHNIGYVPQDIQLFSGSLRNNLISGARYVEDEAMLRAAEISGVNEFARLHPDGYNLQVGERGQQLSGGQRQAVAIARALLLDPPILVLDEPTSSMDNTSEDRLKQALAPVIAEKTLLLVTHRVSMLALVDRLVIVDKGKIIADGPKAIVMDALKKGQINASR
- a CDS encoding TolC family outer membrane protein; amino-acid sequence: MMRRYHFVLLPLIPFFSTATYAETLQEAIKSTLYTHPEVSASINSRFSAEHDLRAAKGGYLPSITLNAGVGREETDSPSTRASANKRTELSRQESSIALNQTVFDGFATSSEVGRQRATVNSRAYKVLNTSEATALDAVQVYLSVLQRQEFVRLAEANLASHERIYDQIRLRSEQGVGRLADLDQAEARLAQARNNSLTEKTNLDDAKINYMSIVGKVPENLVMPDASAIKLPSSLEEAQRLMLENSPALKSAESDIEATQQQYETSKSTFYPRLNVELSRTMNNNVDGTRGQNNEWQAMLRMRYNLYEGGSTKASMESKAYQVKEAQDVRNNALRLLNEELKLAWSALNNSRQQVPIAAEYADRSMKVRTAYQKQFGLGERTLLDLLDSENELFTAQRRLVEVRFIALYTEYRITSRMGELLDRLAIPTPDAGISLTNVTTQAELPSLN